In Cataglyphis hispanica isolate Lineage 1 chromosome 22, ULB_Chis1_1.0, whole genome shotgun sequence, a single window of DNA contains:
- the LOC126857665 gene encoding general transcription factor 3C polypeptide 5: MSEASEPSDIETFDKQDKDADFNVDDYRPEMDSDDSFIEMPENNVQMNQQDGLCTGPIISGHKFDKKLICIKYPGNVVNVDKAIETLGGISSISMTVDAPNRRLELRFRPDDGYSKPACGDRHSTIGFLLRVRIKKNRVTQADIIEATKSKCTNTTNLEACVIDSKENFKITIKEDNCKDNVSIEDTVERRHTADDIKNFDGAHEESSPKRKKNVLSTFDNNKYENLSQKTDYELPCLKILGRVETEFKFTNLCDFQYVPMTQSKSNPKELECIYSSIYPTGIPPYSWLKNDVPYFLPPAAFSRMDTVQQYIPKTEIDSNSENIIGKNKKCQAGFPNYIYFSTQGVPTAAPKGIETAMKVKFLQNAHLEQVRQLFEERPIWSKNAIMYKTQFTSEQLKILLPSVAYYFMTGPWRIMWVKLGYDPRKDINARKYQTLDYRLKAMHGLGLTVRCKRNYSNYTLPYKSAPVSKQKPAILTATLSQQQNPKKERHLHENVYIYREGMVPPSRQMFYQYCDVLIGEIQEMLAKLPDPLPGIKCHEKRGWLPTDFDVQCREILNKHVRAVLRKKMNIPEDHPTSLPRKRKHGIKLKTNKTINKRTKKGKANSTEIQSNVTSTLELNEINEDL, translated from the exons ATGAGCGAGGCGAGCGAACCGAGTGACATTGAAACGTTTGATAAACAAGACAAGGATGCAGATTTTAACGTGGACGATTATCGTCCAGAAATGGATAGCGATGATTCCTTTATCGAAATGCCGGAGAATAAT GTACAGATGAATCAACAGGATGGCCTGTGTACAGGTCCAATAATTTCTGGACACAAATTTGATAAGAAGctaatatgcattaaatatcCTGGTAACGTAGTTAACGTTGATAAAGCAATTGAAACATTAGGTGGCATTAGCTCTATTTCTATG ACTGTAGATGCTCCTAACAGAAGACTAGAATTGCGATTTAGACCTGATGATGGATATAGCAAACCTGCCTGTGGAGATAGACATAGTACAATTGGTTTTTTACTCAGAGttaggattaaaaaaaatagggtAACACAAGCAGATATAATAGAAGCTACAAAATCGAAATGTACAAATACTACAAATCTGGAAGCTTGCGTTATCGAcagcaaagaaaattttaaaatcactaTAAAAGAGGATAACTGCAAAGATAATGTTAGTATTGAAGATACTGTAGAGAGAAGACATACTGCAgatgacattaaaaattttgatggtGCACATGAAGAAAGCTcaccaaaaagaaaaaagaatgtattgtCTACATTTGACAAtaacaaatatgaaaatttatcccAAAAGACAGATTATGAGTTgccatgtttaaaaatattaggaaGAGTTGAGACTGAATTCAAATTTACTA atttATGCGATTTTCAATATGTACCAATGACACAGAGTAAATCAAATCCAAAAGAATTGGAATGCATATATAGTTCGATTTATCCAACAGGTATTCCACCTTATTCTTGGTTGAAGAATGATGTGCCTTATTTTCTGCCACCAGCCGCGTTTAGTAGAATGGACACTGTGCAGCAATATATACCAAAAACTGAGATAGATTCTAATTCAGAGAATATAATTGGTAAAAACAAAAAGTGTCAAGCGGGCTTCcccaattatatatacttttccaCACAAGGAGTGCCCACCGCAGCACCAAAAGGTATTGAAACAGCTATGAAAGTAAAGTTTCTTCAGAATGCACACTTGGAACAAGTGCGTCAACTTTTTGAAGAGCGTCCAATTTGGTCCAAAAATGCCATCATGTATAAGACACAATTTACGTCTGAACAATTGAAGATATTATTACCGTCAGTGgcgtattattttatgaccGGACCATGGAGAATCATGTGGGTGAAACTCGGTTACGATCCAAGGAAGGATATTAATGCGAGAAAGTATCAGACATTGGATTATAGATTAAAAGCTATGC ATGGATTAGGTTTGACTGTGAGatgcaaaagaaattattcaaattatacattaccATACAAATCTGCGCCCGTTTCTAAACAAAAACCTGCTATACTCACTGCTACTCTGAGTCAGCAACAAAATCCGAAGAAAGAGCGGCATTTACAtgagaatgtatatatatatcgagaagGCATGGTACCTCCTTCTCGACAAATGTTTTATCAG TATTGCGACGTTCTAATAGGAGAAATACAAGAAATGTTGGCAAAGCTTCCTGATCCCTTACCTGGTATAAAATGTCATGAGAAGAGAGGATGGCTGCCAACTGATTTTGATGTACAATgcagagaaattttaaataaacatgtaCGCGCCgttttgagaaagaaaatgaatattcCTGAAGATC ATCCAACATCGCTTCCACGGAAACGAAAACATGGCATTAAATTAAAGACTAATAAaacgattaataaaagaacCAAGAAGGGCAAAGCGAATTCTACAGAGATTCAATCAAATGTTACTTCTACTTTGGAATTGAATGAGATTAATGAAGATTTATAG
- the LOC126857680 gene encoding 5'-deoxynucleotidase HDDC2, with protein MQDTKKLQEFMELVGRLKHMKRTGWVKRNIPDPETIAGHMYRMAMLSFLVDGKENLDKTKIMQMTLIHDLAECIVGDITPLCGIPPDEKHRMEDKAMEDICKLLGDKGPEILQIFREYEKQESPEAQYVKDLDRLDLLMQAYEYEKRDNIPGELNEFFVAINGKIRHPFINKIATDITEERDKLLNDNSNATK; from the exons ATGCAAGATACGAAGAAGCTACAAGAATTCATGGAGTTGGTCGGTCGGCTAAAG cATATGAAAAGAACAGGATGGGTAAAACGGAATATACCTGATCCTGAAACAATCGCTGGGCATATGTATCGAATGGCAATGTTATCTTTTCTAGTGgatggaaaagaaaatttagataaaactaA AATAATGCAAATGACATTAATTCATGACTTAGCCGAATGTATTGTCGGAGATATAACACCTCTCTGTGGTATACCACCAGATGAAAAGCATAGGATGGAAGATAAAGCTATGGAGGACATATGTAAATTGTTGGGTGATAAGGGACctgaaatattacaaatatttcgt GAATATGAAAAGCAGGAATCTCCAGAAGCGCAGTATGTGAAAGATTTAGATAGACTAGACTTGCTAATGCAAGCATACGAATATGAGAAAAGAGACAATATTCCGGGAGAACTGAACGAGTTCTTTGTTGCGATTAATGGTAAAATTAGACAtccttttatcaataaaatcgcTACTGATATAACCGaggaaagagataaattattaaatgataattcgaATGctacaaaataa
- the LOC126857674 gene encoding uncharacterized protein LOC126857674 isoform X2 yields the protein MAQTEEDIWVSPTAILSRFDVDADGTLNYKEFQALCVHLFGTDEVKEHEWRVREIFELFDLNGNRSLNAQDLQRCYEWIHATVYPINVLLVVDVQNDFIDGTLALRKCGYGQEGAEVIEPINRLLKNGRWNKVIYSQDWHPKDHISFFDNLAKRELHPQSKITKKMAKVFDTVDFLEPHVTQKLWPKHCVMNTWGAELHKDLLIVPSSVYKGRHRDKDTYSVFGEKDTDGVSELLKIFSEFGCTHLYVCGLAYDVCVKETCLDGLRCGYRLAVVDECCRGVNPDDITIAKNMIIQNGGLVTSSDHILPLVNEGKRSLIMAHHAARSM from the exons ATGGCTCAGACGGAAGAAGACATTTGGGTGTCTCCGACGGCGATTCTATCGAGATTCGACGTCGATGCTGATGGAACCCTGAATTACAAGGAGTTTCAAGCGCTTTGCGTTCATTTGTTTGGCACGGACGAGGTCAAAGAGCACGAGTGGCGAGTACGAGAGATCTTTGAGCTATTCGACCTAAATGGAAATCGCTCATTGAACGCGCAGGATTTACAAAG ATGCTACGAATGGATACACGCGACTGTATATcccataaatgttttattggtCGTTGATGTTCAAAATGACTTCATTGATGGCACATTGGCTCTTCGAAAATGCGGCTATGGGCAAGAAGGGGCAGAAGTGATAGAACCGATAAATCGACTTTTGAAAAACGGTCGTTGGAACAAGGTAATATATTCGCAGGATTGGCATCCCAAGGATCACATCAGCTTTTTTGACAATTTGGCAAAGCGCGAGCTTCATCCCCAATCTaag attactaaaaaaatggCAAAAGTTTTTGATACCGTCGATTTCTTGGAACCACATGTAACGCAAAAACTTTGGCCAAAGCATTGCGTTATGAATACTTGGGGCGCTGAATTGCATAAAGATCTACTGATCGTACCTTCTTCT gtATATAAAGGTCGGCACCGTGACAAAGACACGTATTCAGTATTTGGTGAAAAGGATACTGATGGTGTCTCAgagcttttaaaaattttttcggaATTTGGCTGCACGCATTTATATGTTTGCGGTTTAGCTTATGATGTATGCGTGAAAGAGACGTGCCTGGATGGTTTGCGATGTGGTTATCGGTTAGCTGTCGTTGACGAGTGCTGTCGTGGTGTAAATCCTGATGACATCACGATTgccaaaaatatgattatccAGAACGGCGGTTTAGTGACGTCTAGTGACCATATTCTGCCCTTGGTAAATGAAGGCAAACGGAGCTTGATTATGGCGCATCATGCCGCCAGAAGCATGTGA
- the LOC126857674 gene encoding uncharacterized protein LOC126857674 isoform X1: protein MAQTEEDIWVSPTAILSRFDVDADGTLNYKEFQALCVHLFGTDEVKEHEWRVREIFELFDLNGNRSLNAQDLQRCYEWIHATVYPINVLLVVDVQNDFIDGTLALRKCGYGQEGAEVIEPINRLLKNGRWNKVIYSQDWHPKDHISFFDNLAKRELHPQSKITKKMAKVFDTVDFLEPHVTQKLWPKHCVMNTWGAELHKDLLIVPSSVRVYKGRHRDKDTYSVFGEKDTDGVSELLKIFSEFGCTHLYVCGLAYDVCVKETCLDGLRCGYRLAVVDECCRGVNPDDITIAKNMIIQNGGLVTSSDHILPLVNEGKRSLIMAHHAARSM, encoded by the exons ATGGCTCAGACGGAAGAAGACATTTGGGTGTCTCCGACGGCGATTCTATCGAGATTCGACGTCGATGCTGATGGAACCCTGAATTACAAGGAGTTTCAAGCGCTTTGCGTTCATTTGTTTGGCACGGACGAGGTCAAAGAGCACGAGTGGCGAGTACGAGAGATCTTTGAGCTATTCGACCTAAATGGAAATCGCTCATTGAACGCGCAGGATTTACAAAG ATGCTACGAATGGATACACGCGACTGTATATcccataaatgttttattggtCGTTGATGTTCAAAATGACTTCATTGATGGCACATTGGCTCTTCGAAAATGCGGCTATGGGCAAGAAGGGGCAGAAGTGATAGAACCGATAAATCGACTTTTGAAAAACGGTCGTTGGAACAAGGTAATATATTCGCAGGATTGGCATCCCAAGGATCACATCAGCTTTTTTGACAATTTGGCAAAGCGCGAGCTTCATCCCCAATCTaag attactaaaaaaatggCAAAAGTTTTTGATACCGTCGATTTCTTGGAACCACATGTAACGCAAAAACTTTGGCCAAAGCATTGCGTTATGAATACTTGGGGCGCTGAATTGCATAAAGATCTACTGATCGTACCTTCTTCTGTACgg gtATATAAAGGTCGGCACCGTGACAAAGACACGTATTCAGTATTTGGTGAAAAGGATACTGATGGTGTCTCAgagcttttaaaaattttttcggaATTTGGCTGCACGCATTTATATGTTTGCGGTTTAGCTTATGATGTATGCGTGAAAGAGACGTGCCTGGATGGTTTGCGATGTGGTTATCGGTTAGCTGTCGTTGACGAGTGCTGTCGTGGTGTAAATCCTGATGACATCACGATTgccaaaaatatgattatccAGAACGGCGGTTTAGTGACGTCTAGTGACCATATTCTGCCCTTGGTAAATGAAGGCAAACGGAGCTTGATTATGGCGCATCATGCCGCCAGAAGCATGTGA
- the LOC126857676 gene encoding LOW QUALITY PROTEIN: oxidized low-density lipoprotein receptor 1 (The sequence of the model RefSeq protein was modified relative to this genomic sequence to represent the inferred CDS: deleted 2 bases in 1 codon) — MPAFQFSSFSYRQRSHLLCFFDVRITMTSKTVMQLCFPIIMIAIISIVCASSSSQLELSPVTMNHGPWAEILENWIILQSNNSRTARAMKIGDKTVTVSTKISTTNKRDVSETDLYLLGAIEKLVYRVDHLEKRLRRAEELLYYVIAGNNKMKEPCPANYTRMGQNCYHFSSRDFNWKSSASLCRGMGGHLVEFDTIEESQDVIAGLMSDSKLKGKNFWTGGLNPGLLWIWASSARPVHQDTKQSVIGDGRCLKLTFNASSKIYSYRGEDCGLRQKYICELTIDDESANKIERTARLLIDKDN; from the exons ATGCCGGCCTTTCAGTTCTCGTCGTTCTCGTATCGTCAGAGATCTCATTTG CTGTGTTTCTTTGATGTCAGAATCACGATGACAAGCAAGACGGTCATGCAATTATGTTTTCCAATTATCATGATAGCGATCATTAGTATAGTATGTG CGTCATCCTCATCTCAATTAGAGTTATCGCCTGTCACAATGAATCATGGTCCCTGGGCagaaattcttgaaaattggATCATCCTTCAATCTAACAATTCTCGTACCGCACGTGCGATGAAAATTGGCGATAAAACTGTGACAGTGTCGACCAAAATCTCCACGACAAATAAAAGAGATGTTTCTGAAACTGATCTATATCTACTTG gCGCAATCGAGAAATTGGTCTACAGAGTGGATCATCTAGAAAAACGACTAAGAAGAGCAGAAGAGttgttatattatgttattgctgggaataataaaatgaaag AACCTTGTCCTGCTAATTACACGAGAATGGGCCAAAACTGCTACCATTTCAGCAGTCGCGATTTCAATTGGAAATCATCAGCCAGTCTTTGTCGTGGTATGGGTGGACATTTAGTCGAATTCGATACAATCGAAGAGAGTCAAGACGTAATCGCCGGCTTGATGTCGGATTCAAAATTAAAGGGCAAAAATTTCTGGACGGGAGGTTTAAATCCAGGACTTTTATGGATCTGGGCCAGCAGTGCTAGACCAGTTCATCAAGATACTAAACAGTCTGTCATTGGTGATGGAAG ATGCTTAAAGTTAACTTTCAATGCATCGTCTAAGATTTATTCCTACAGAGGTGAGGATTGCGGTttgagacaaaaatatatctgcgaATTGACAATTGATGACGAATCGGCAAACAAGATTGAAAGAACAGCACGATTGTTGattgataaagataattaa
- the LOC126857661 gene encoding protocadherin Fat 4, with product MGRNVLKILLLLCCMLRPHVGQLIQDKRCFLENGATAAYLFVSEDLPVGGIVGVLGVVGDPGLQGDIELSLQEHDSPVAFSSYSKNLTLIRPLDKEGIEGPASVYINVICEKKHTLDPGFIIRVNIRVTDANDNSPQFINAPYVLNISEVTVLGTRVLQGVRAVDADQPGPYSTVQYAVLPGTYSDYFVFVNALEGTLVLRKSLDYETLTNFSVGIRAQDQGSPPRSSTTTLYVNVIDADDQNPAFLNDQYKVAVPRHVKGRKTLKVTPAAIKAVDQDVGINAPVRYTIQGGILPFLDLNPEIAEIVMIRSLQDHELMTSATIVIKATQVNNPDRYALATVIVSREDGYGVEPTAGGRLPVKFTLKDYQTSVPEDTPSGSVLLTAGVNKADPDLKFWLMGAAEDVERFSVTNSGELILKGNLDYERRVQHNFLVHVTDGYHNDTSRVNITVEDVNEWEPRFRYTRYEFHAPSAREGSVVGRLEAADGDRGDKISLSLRGQDARSFEIRDNGELVLRSPSSFNGTVARFMAVASDTGKPSKYSMIPVIVHVPNSGSLPIAARAAPAWLGNSVLLVAIFGAVLGLLGVVILILILYIYKHKRPKSGGSVSSVGTGYREKSPVPSALSPMPQVLGANVLQDVMEGSRNRSRDNDSNENDNDSRNDIDNPVFGETNENSYGATIKSIASARQLPLYARHKVAPAPNPPTLSATSNIPNIGGLVQNMNDLSARTNLDAGSHNSSNYSGDPPDSLVPAWPANSALPRIKKLSWDDDDRTVDSVEIAAETRTGDDQAGNERLNLTVYF from the exons ATGGGACGAAACGTATTGAAGATCTTGCTGCTCCTCTGCTGCATGCTGCGACCGCATGTCGGACAAT taaTTCAAGACAAGCGATGCTTCCTGGAAAACGGAGCCACTGCGGCGTATCTCTTTGTCAGCGAGGATTTGCCTGTCGGTGGCATCGTGGGGGTCCTTGGGGTAGTGGGTGACCCCGGCCTGCAAGGTGACATCGAATTGAGCTTGCAGGAGCACGACAGCCCCGTCGCATTTTCGTCGTACTCGAAGAACTTGACTCTTATCAGACCGCTCGATAAAGAGGGTATCGAGGGACCAGCAAGTGTCTACATCAATGTTATCTGCGAGAAGAAGCACACTTTAGATCCA ggATTTATCATACGAGTGAACATTCGAGTAACCGACGCGAATGACAATTCACCGCAATTTATAAATGCACCTTATGTGTTGAATATTTCTGAG GTTACTGTTCTTGGTACGAGAGTCTTACAAGGAGTCCGAGCTGTCGATGCTGATCAACCAGGACCGTATTCCACAGTGCAATACGCAGTTTTACCAGGAACTTATtcg gattattttgttttcgtAAACGCTTTGGAAGGCACTCTTGTACTAAGGAAATCGCTAGATTACGAGACTCTCACCAATTTTTCCGTTGGTATTCGCGCTCaa GACCAAGGTAGTCCACCACGATCATCGACAACGACGTTATACGTCAATGTTATCGATGCTGACGATCAAAATCCAGCTTTCTTGAATGATCAATACAAGGTTGCTGTACCTCGTCACGTTAAAGGG agaaaaacattaaaagtgACTCCTGCCGCGATAAAAGCCGTAGATCAAGATGTTGGAATAAATGCACCAGTTCGATATACTATTCAAGGTGGAATTTTACCATTTCTGGATTTAAATCCTGAGATTGCTGAAATCGTCATGATACGATCACTGCAGGATCATGAGCTAATGACATCAGCGACTATCGTTATTAag GCTACTCAAGTGAATAATCCGGATAGATATGCTCTTGCCACAGTTATCGTATCGCGAGAAGATGGCTATGGGGTTGAACCAACAGcag GTGGTCGATTACCTGTAAAATTCACGCTGAAGGATTATCAAACGAGTGTACCGGAGGACACGCCGTCCGGAAGCGTCCTTCTAACGGCGGGAGTCAACAAAGCCGATCCT GATTTAAAATTCTGGCTGATGGGTGCGGCCGAGGATGTGGAGAGATTCTCGGTTACTAATTCTGGGGAGTTGATCCTCAAAGGTAATTTGGATTACGAAAGGCGGGTCCAACATAATTTCCTGGTTCACGTCACAGACGGATATCAT aatgaTACGTCGCGGGTAAACATTACGGTCGAAGACGTGAATGAATGGGAACCTCGATTTCGATATACCCGCTACGAATTTCACGCTCCTTCCGCGAGAGAAGGCTCTGTCGTTG GAAGATTGGAAGCAGCTGACGGTGATAGAGGCGACAAAATCAGCTTATCTCTCAGAGGGCAAGATGCTAg gTCTTTCGAGATTAGAGACAACGGGGAATTGGTGCTACGATCGCCAAGTTCATTTAACGGAACTGTGGCTCGATTTATGGCGGTGGCTTCCGATACCGGAAAACCAtccaa ATACAGTATGATCCCGGTGATCGTACACGTACCAAATAGTGGCTCGTTGCCGATCGCTGCGAGAGCTGCACCCGCTTGGCTCGGTAATAGTGTGCTATTAGTTGCAATCTTCGGTGCAGTTTTGGGTCTCCTTGGAGTCGTCATACTCATTCTCatcctttatatttataagca caaaagaCCCAAAAGTGGTGGTTCAGTTAGTTCTGTAGGTACGGGATATCGCGAGAAATCACCGGTTCCCTCAGCTCTAAGCCCGATGCCGCAGGTATTAGGTGCCAATGTTCTTCAGGATGTTATGGAGGGCTCGCGAAATCGATCTCGCGATAACGACAGCAACGAGAATGATAACGATAGCCGTAACGATATCGATAACCCCGTCTTCGGAGAAACGAATGAAAACTCATACGGCGCTACAATTAAAA GTATAGCATCAGCGAGACAATTACCATTATATGCTAGACATAAAGTGGCACCCGCCCCGAATCCGCCAACTTTATCAGCTACTTCAAATATTCCCAACATTGGCGGGTTAGTGCAAAATATGAATGATTTGAGTGCTAGAACTAATTTAGATGCTGGATCCCATAATTCCTCTAATTATTCGGGAGATCCTCCAGACTCATTGGTGCCAGCGTGGCCTGCTAATTCAGCCTTGccgagaattaaaaaattgtcctGGGACGATGATGATAGG ACCGTGGACAGCGTCGAGATCGCAGCGGAAACGCGAACCGGAGACGATCAAGCTGGCAACGAAAGGCTCAATCTCActgtgtatttttaa